The nucleotide window ATATTTTCAGGCTTTTTAGCCCTTTCGATTTTGTTATCTATTTTTGAAATATACTGTTTAAAAATAGAATCGAGTTTAAGATTACTTTCATTCATTTCTTTTTTAACAGCAGATTCAAATATTAGATTTTTCGAATTTATTTTTCCTTCATTTGCTTTCGGCTCTTGATTCATAGCAGGAGGTTCAGCACCGTTTCCTTCACCCATATCAGCAGTAGGTTCAGAACCCTCGATGCCATTTATATCACCATTATCATCGCTTCCAGGAGTACCTAAATCATCTAAGCCACCTCCAAAGCCTCCTCCGCCGCTTGGTGGCGGGCCGCCCATGCCTCCCATGCCGCCATCAGGTCCTCCCATTTCTTGTCCGTCCTGATATTCTGCGCCGGGTTCTCCATACATTCTATCAACAGTGTCGAATATGCCTGTTCTCTTAATGATTTGTGTAGTCTTTTCAAGTTCAGCAGCAATACCCTTTTCAAGGCGAATTTCTTCAAGATTTTCTTTTATATCTTTATCTGACCATTTCATTATCTCCTTTAATGCCCTTGTTTGAGACATTATTGGCAATCCATTACCAGGGTCAGATACTGCGTCTCTACATGCTGATATTTTTTTCTGTATATTATCAATCTCAAGTTGTTCAGCTTGAGTTGATGGGTTATTCATTGTAAGGTTAAAATTGGTTAAATCATCCTCAAATCCTAATAAATAAAGATGAATGCTTGCAATCTTAGTCAGTTCCATTAAGAATGCTTGCTGAATCCTATTTATCACACGTGTAAACCTAATATCCATCAATGCTAAGTTTTGCCCATTTCCTGTATTTTCTTCAAAATTAAGGAACGGTTTAGGAATACGCAATGCGGTTAATACCTTATTTTGAATATATTTAATATCATCAATTGCTGTTAGATTTTGAGCAGCTGGTAATGTATCAATTGGAGTAGGAGCACTTTGGTCTCTTACCGGTAAGAAAATATCTTGGTCAACCGCCATTACATTTTTTCTTAGGTCAATTTGGCCCGTCATTGGGTCAATGATTGGTGTCCTTTTAAAATTGTTCGCAATCTGCTCAACATAAGCTTGTACATCAGCCTCATCAATTGCGCCAACATATATTTTATACACACGTCTTTCAATTGAACGCTCCAATCGATATATAAACATCATATCTTCCATTAACGATAAAAGCCTCCAATGCCTCCTAGCCGAATTTAAATAACT belongs to Methanobrevibacter ruminantium and includes:
- a CDS encoding portal protein — its product is MLTNSMCLPYGCSYLNSARRHWRLLSLMEDMMFIYRLERSIERRVYKIYVGAIDEADVQAYVEQIANNFKRTPIIDPMTGQIDLRKNVMAVDQDIFLPVRDQSAPTPIDTLPAAQNLTAIDDIKYIQNKVLTALRIPKPFLNFEENTGNGQNLALMDIRFTRVINRIQQAFLMELTKIASIHLYLLGFEDDLTNFNLTMNNPSTQAEQLEIDNIQKKISACRDAVSDPGNGLPIMSQTRALKEIMKWSDKDIKENLEEIRLEKGIAAELEKTTQIIKRTGIFDTVDRMYGEPGAEYQDGQEMGGPDGGMGGMGGPPPSGGGGFGGGLDDLGTPGSDDNGDINGIEGSEPTADMGEGNGAEPPAMNQEPKANEGKINSKNLIFESAVKKEMNESNLKLDSIFKQYISKIDNKIERAKKPENIVERTDIYDKSLLINEDFMKMISSLNDAINDKDDEADK